In Armatimonas rosea, a single genomic region encodes these proteins:
- a CDS encoding serine hydrolase domain-containing protein — MDNYFPPPDSAGGWRTLKDAKGLRQKAGVDKTRLEQAWEQCQRCSANSGLVIVRRGWLVSENYAGRASRMCNPDMASTGKCFTSIACGIMLKEFRDKIPQGLDTKVFTREFLPEAFPLDDPRKAEITLGQLLCMSAGFHGEGSSPGFADGKIVPLTPVPGQDIRDVDGSSLRTPLWCDPGKGYSYSSPAPHIASMVLRRVTGMELREYIDTRLAKPQGWGAWDYCLQRGDFLMPHANGAGSTALHATDAVRFAYCLARGGKWAGKQLVPPEYLALCNKMLPYNPHAPFSLQFEHNADGHVAGAPRDAFWKSGAGGFCLYVVPSLDLVLYKMGGGNFQYDPSYTKIPQPPQDTSRDNWKPTPRSLFHDGTLGGDDGLRRVLEMACAAIVD; from the coding sequence ATGGACAACTACTTTCCGCCGCCGGATAGTGCCGGTGGCTGGCGAACGCTCAAAGACGCGAAGGGACTGCGACAAAAGGCAGGGGTGGACAAGACCCGCTTGGAGCAGGCATGGGAGCAGTGCCAGCGCTGCAGCGCTAACTCCGGCCTTGTGATCGTCCGGCGTGGCTGGCTGGTCTCGGAGAACTACGCGGGCCGCGCTAGCCGGATGTGCAACCCGGACATGGCCTCGACCGGCAAGTGCTTCACGAGTATCGCCTGTGGGATCATGCTCAAGGAGTTTAGAGACAAGATTCCCCAGGGGCTAGATACCAAGGTCTTCACCCGTGAGTTTCTCCCCGAGGCCTTCCCGCTCGACGATCCCCGAAAGGCGGAGATCACGCTGGGGCAGCTGCTGTGCATGTCGGCAGGCTTTCACGGCGAGGGGAGTAGCCCCGGATTCGCCGATGGTAAGATCGTCCCTCTGACCCCGGTTCCTGGCCAAGACATTCGCGATGTGGATGGCTCGTCGCTGCGGACCCCGCTCTGGTGCGATCCGGGCAAGGGCTACTCGTACTCGTCGCCGGCCCCGCATATTGCGTCGATGGTGCTGCGTCGTGTGACGGGCATGGAGCTTCGGGAGTACATCGACACGCGCCTCGCCAAGCCGCAGGGCTGGGGGGCATGGGATTACTGCCTCCAGCGCGGGGACTTTCTCATGCCGCACGCCAACGGCGCGGGCAGCACGGCGCTCCACGCCACCGACGCCGTGCGCTTTGCCTACTGCCTGGCACGGGGCGGCAAGTGGGCGGGCAAGCAGCTCGTCCCGCCGGAGTACCTGGCGCTCTGCAACAAGATGCTCCCCTACAACCCGCACGCCCCGTTTAGCCTCCAGTTCGAGCACAACGCCGACGGCCACGTCGCCGGTGCGCCCCGCGATGCCTTCTGGAAGTCCGGCGCGGGCGGCTTCTGCCTCTATGTTGTGCCCTCGCTGGACCTGGTGCTCTACAAGATGGGCGGTGGTAACTTCCAGTACGACCCGTCTTACACAAAAATCCCACAGCCCCCACAAGACACCAGCCGCGACAATTGGAAGCCGACTCCCCGCAGCCTCTTCCACGACGGTACCCTCGGCGGCGACGACGGCCTCCGTCGCGTCTTGGAGATGGCCTGCGCCGCGATTGTAGATTGA
- a CDS encoding SMI1/KNR4 family protein codes for MTNPLAAALPPAHQAFLLHTNGGELEFLSVKLFGIDRDDALDFAEQVAFLSRFIEGVSEKTRLPFAVDAGGSVFCYDLTRPTESGDYPVLYWNIEYSEEPDDAPKLWSEYAPGFTAFLLRLRTTEAEMALTEALHERDWVIQHRPDAVLPEAIVSRYPNLPGEVTRFLSSLAICHNPSQSVWFLMPDDYARTPSNQVFDWNELERMGGASCFWDQHFPFLYAVHSNYDYLAVRLTDEGFGAIVHGFAPEWEEPNVIAPDLTAFLEAFTTAAQSDVPAWPYSVFLRR; via the coding sequence GTGACCAATCCGCTAGCTGCGGCCTTGCCACCAGCGCATCAGGCATTTCTCCTGCACACCAACGGCGGTGAGCTGGAGTTTCTCTCCGTCAAGCTCTTTGGGATTGATAGAGACGATGCGCTGGATTTTGCCGAGCAAGTTGCGTTTCTGAGCCGCTTTATCGAGGGCGTCTCGGAGAAGACACGCCTGCCTTTTGCGGTGGATGCCGGAGGCAGCGTCTTCTGCTACGACCTCACGCGGCCCACGGAAAGCGGTGACTATCCCGTGCTCTACTGGAATATCGAGTACTCCGAAGAGCCTGACGATGCGCCAAAACTCTGGTCGGAGTATGCGCCCGGCTTTACGGCGTTTCTGCTGCGGCTACGAACCACAGAGGCAGAGATGGCTCTTACAGAGGCTCTCCATGAGCGTGATTGGGTGATCCAGCACAGGCCCGATGCCGTGCTTCCTGAGGCAATAGTGAGCCGATACCCAAACCTGCCTGGGGAAGTGACTCGGTTTCTCAGCTCACTTGCAATCTGCCATAATCCCTCGCAGAGTGTTTGGTTTCTTATGCCAGATGACTATGCACGAACACCTAGCAACCAGGTATTTGACTGGAATGAGCTGGAGCGCATGGGCGGTGCGAGCTGTTTCTGGGATCAGCACTTTCCTTTTCTTTATGCCGTCCACTCCAACTACGACTACCTCGCAGTACGTCTTACTGACGAAGGCTTTGGTGCTATTGTCCATGGTTTCGCGCCGGAGTGGGAAGAGCCCAATGTGATCGCACCTGACTTGACAGCATTTCTGGAGGCGTTTACCACGGCGGCACAGTCCGATGTACCTGCGTGGCCATATAGCGTTTTCTTGAGACGATAA
- a CDS encoding prolyl oligopeptidase family serine peptidase yields MTKVTYPTSRTVEVVDTYHGTPVADPYRWLEDANSAETVAWITAQNDTAGAILKSLPAREGLQKRLTALWNYERFGLPSHHGSRYFYSRNDGLQNQAVQYVAESLDAEPRVLLDPNMLSTDGTVALAGMSVSEDGNLLAYSIARSGSDWQEWHVRDVTTGKDLADKIEWSKFSGASWLKDGSGFFYSRYAAPDAGTALQGANYNHKVYLHKLGTPQSADTLVYERPDHPDWNLGAMVTDDGRWLVLVANKGTERRNYLFLKDLTQPSAPVQDFLAAGDAAYSPVGNDGSVFYLVTDRDAPLKRLVAVDSSNPAPSAWRTVLPESKETLQGASLFGSTVLATYLKDARSVVRLHNLSTGELIREVALPGIGTAVGFDGKREDTETFFAFSSYTSPTTLYRYDLTEGVSTVFKAPKVAFDPRQFETKQVFTTSKDGTKVPMFLTYKKGLELNGNNPVYLYAYGGFNISLTPGFSVAALTWMEQGGVYAVANLRGGGEYGKEWYEAGTKLRKQNVFDDFIGCAEWLIAQKYTRPEKLAIAGGSNGGLLVGACMTQRPDLFGVALPAVGVLDMLRFDKFTIGWAWKSDYGDPANADEFKALLAYSPYHNLKPGTRYPATLITTSDHDDRVVPAHSYKFAARLQAAQDPNGPPTLIRIETKAGHGAGKPTSKIIEEQADIFAFVMRALGMEAVLR; encoded by the coding sequence ATGACCAAAGTAACCTACCCTACCTCGCGAACAGTGGAGGTTGTTGATACCTACCACGGCACGCCTGTCGCTGATCCCTACCGCTGGCTGGAAGATGCCAATAGCGCTGAGACCGTCGCTTGGATCACGGCTCAAAACGACACGGCTGGTGCCATCCTCAAGTCGCTCCCCGCACGAGAGGGGCTACAGAAACGTCTGACGGCACTCTGGAACTATGAGCGCTTCGGGCTACCGAGCCATCATGGGAGCCGCTACTTCTACTCCCGCAACGATGGCCTCCAGAACCAGGCTGTCCAGTATGTCGCGGAGAGCTTGGACGCTGAGCCCCGGGTCTTACTGGACCCCAATATGCTCTCTACCGATGGAACGGTCGCTCTGGCAGGCATGAGTGTCTCGGAGGACGGCAACCTGCTGGCCTACTCAATCGCACGCTCGGGCTCCGACTGGCAAGAGTGGCATGTTCGCGATGTCACCACCGGAAAAGACCTTGCAGATAAGATTGAGTGGAGCAAGTTTAGTGGTGCCTCGTGGCTCAAGGATGGCTCGGGCTTTTTCTATAGCCGCTACGCCGCCCCCGATGCCGGAACCGCCCTTCAGGGAGCCAACTACAACCACAAGGTCTACTTACACAAGCTAGGAACTCCGCAGAGCGCCGACACCCTGGTCTATGAGCGGCCCGACCATCCTGACTGGAACCTCGGGGCGATGGTCACCGACGACGGCCGCTGGCTTGTTCTTGTAGCCAACAAGGGAACCGAACGGCGCAACTACCTGTTCTTGAAGGACCTGACCCAGCCCAGTGCCCCGGTACAAGACTTCCTGGCGGCAGGCGATGCGGCCTACAGCCCCGTGGGCAACGACGGCAGTGTCTTCTACCTCGTGACAGACCGTGATGCTCCGCTCAAGCGGCTTGTCGCAGTAGATAGTAGCAACCCGGCTCCCAGCGCTTGGCGGACGGTCCTCCCCGAGAGCAAGGAGACGCTCCAAGGTGCCAGCCTCTTTGGCTCGACCGTGCTGGCCACCTACCTCAAAGATGCCCGCTCGGTCGTGCGGCTCCACAATCTCTCCACGGGGGAGCTTATCCGTGAAGTCGCGCTTCCCGGGATCGGCACCGCGGTGGGCTTTGATGGAAAGCGCGAAGACACCGAGACCTTCTTTGCCTTCTCCAGCTACACCAGCCCCACCACCCTCTACCGCTACGACCTCACCGAGGGAGTGAGCACGGTCTTCAAGGCCCCCAAAGTGGCCTTCGATCCCCGGCAGTTTGAGACCAAGCAGGTCTTTACCACGAGCAAAGACGGCACCAAGGTTCCGATGTTCCTGACCTACAAGAAGGGCCTGGAGCTCAATGGTAACAATCCGGTCTATCTCTATGCCTACGGCGGCTTCAATATCTCCCTGACACCAGGCTTCTCCGTGGCCGCCCTGACCTGGATGGAGCAAGGCGGGGTCTATGCCGTGGCGAACCTGCGCGGTGGCGGTGAGTACGGTAAGGAGTGGTACGAGGCAGGGACCAAGCTACGCAAGCAGAATGTCTTTGATGACTTTATCGGCTGCGCGGAGTGGCTGATCGCCCAGAAGTACACGCGCCCTGAGAAGCTCGCGATTGCTGGAGGGAGTAACGGCGGCCTGCTTGTTGGGGCCTGCATGACCCAGCGCCCCGATCTGTTCGGAGTCGCCCTGCCGGCTGTAGGCGTGCTGGACATGCTACGCTTTGACAAGTTCACGATCGGCTGGGCCTGGAAGAGCGACTACGGCGACCCAGCCAACGCTGATGAGTTCAAGGCACTACTGGCCTACTCGCCCTACCACAACCTCAAGCCTGGGACGCGCTACCCGGCGACTCTCATCACGACATCGGATCACGACGACCGGGTCGTGCCGGCGCACTCCTACAAGTTTGCCGCACGGCTTCAGGCCGCCCAAGACCCCAACGGCCCACCAACCCTCATCCGAATCGAGACCAAGGCGGGACATGGTGCCGGCAAGCCCACGAGCAAGATCATTGAGGAGCAGGCGGATATCTTCGCCTTCGTGATGCGTGCCCTTGGGATGGAAGCTGTGTTAAGATAG
- a CDS encoding O-antigen ligase family protein codes for MPSLFETAPAQQSDPTNPSKTPPILIFLIVLVVPIILSYELITVKETYVFSITLAAIGGLVIFARPFWGLILFVMLLYIRPEESIQEIQGIRLPFIISVTTLLSALIHKLVNREKIQNSPLNFFIVGFSFFAIASSMQSNQLELAMTDISKNAILVLLIINLVNTPKKFRIFSQFLILLTGYLATYSIYLYQTGSVLVRDNEFQALATGIFSDPNDLSATIVAGLGMSLFQTRSDQKSVKFINFVLSILFFFAITLTNSRGGLLATILTINMFIYQTSQNKKISIIIIIMSSLLILASLGGRIVNFDSTEASANSRFWFWSTGIEVFIQRPLLGIGYGGFPDINGGMTAHNSFVLCFTETGLIGYFFWVGCILYNLTISISKNPKKDYTSNNSETLSLAGSKLALSGYLIAIFWISRTYISNFYILMSMPTAYYISHTQVNTTHKSHTIKPLNIISICIISIITIYIIAIIKR; via the coding sequence ATGCCATCGTTATTCGAAACAGCTCCAGCACAACAATCCGACCCAACCAATCCTTCAAAAACCCCACCAATATTGATCTTTTTGATAGTATTAGTGGTTCCAATAATACTATCCTATGAATTAATTACCGTCAAGGAGACATATGTTTTTTCGATAACACTTGCCGCAATTGGTGGATTAGTAATTTTCGCACGTCCATTCTGGGGGCTCATTTTATTCGTTATGCTACTGTATATACGTCCTGAAGAATCAATTCAGGAAATCCAAGGGATCAGATTACCATTTATCATCTCTGTAACAACCCTGTTATCTGCTTTAATTCATAAATTAGTCAATCGGGAAAAGATACAAAATTCACCGTTAAATTTTTTCATCGTGGGTTTTTCCTTTTTCGCAATTGCATCTTCAATGCAATCAAATCAATTAGAATTAGCCATGACAGATATATCTAAAAACGCCATATTAGTATTACTTATCATCAATCTCGTCAATACTCCCAAGAAATTCAGAATCTTTTCTCAATTTTTGATTTTACTAACCGGATATCTTGCGACTTATTCAATATATCTGTACCAAACAGGAAGTGTATTAGTACGTGACAACGAGTTTCAAGCTCTAGCAACGGGTATTTTTTCTGACCCTAATGATCTATCGGCAACTATCGTCGCAGGGTTGGGGATGTCCTTATTTCAAACTCGATCAGATCAAAAATCGGTCAAGTTTATCAACTTTGTGCTATCGATCTTGTTCTTTTTTGCGATTACCCTAACAAATTCTCGTGGAGGTTTATTAGCCACGATTCTAACAATTAATATGTTCATATACCAAACATCACAAAATAAAAAGATATCTATCATTATCATCATAATGTCGTCTTTACTTATCCTTGCTTCACTGGGTGGTAGAATTGTTAATTTTGATTCCACTGAAGCATCTGCAAACAGTAGATTTTGGTTTTGGTCCACTGGCATTGAAGTATTTATACAAAGACCATTATTAGGGATTGGATATGGCGGATTTCCCGATATCAATGGTGGTATGACAGCTCATAATTCTTTTGTGCTATGCTTTACCGAAACGGGGCTAATAGGTTACTTCTTTTGGGTTGGTTGCATTTTATACAATCTGACAATTTCAATCTCAAAAAACCCCAAAAAAGACTACACATCAAATAACTCCGAAACACTTTCGCTAGCAGGATCAAAATTAGCTCTCTCAGGATACTTAATTGCCATATTCTGGATTTCCAGAACATACATTTCTAATTTCTACATATTGATGTCTATGCCTACAGCATACTATATATCGCATACGCAAGTAAATACCACGCACAAAAGCCATACTATTAAACCTTTAAACATAATTTCCATATGTATTATTTCTATAATTACAATATACATTATTGCGATTATAAAAAGATAG
- a CDS encoding sugar transferase, with protein MSQPDSPISENVFQKSEPSSSRQRVLIVGTGFVARSLATEIAANTKFEVVGFVDEGGVALDSCEWPVLGSKDDILEISTQYAIDDIFIAYSPTWQQKLLDETLIQKKDINIHILPSSYDIILASSTLYNLGEFGILRITETKNKISDTVKRFFDITIALLSIILLSPVIIAIAFIIKVTSRGPILFTQVRVGKHNNCFTLLKFRTMHVDAENNTGPVLSSGKADARLTLVGRWLRLVRLDEIPQLINVLRGEMSIVGPRPERPFFVDKFVAHTPTYNYRHQVRPGITGLAQVYGNYHTDAREKLRFDLFYITHRSLILDITIILKTLQYMIFKPNGC; from the coding sequence ATGTCTCAGCCAGACTCCCCCATTTCTGAAAACGTATTTCAAAAGTCAGAGCCTTCATCATCTCGTCAACGGGTTCTCATAGTAGGAACAGGTTTTGTTGCAAGATCTCTTGCAACAGAAATCGCTGCAAATACAAAATTTGAAGTAGTAGGTTTTGTCGATGAAGGAGGCGTCGCCCTTGACAGCTGTGAGTGGCCGGTACTAGGCTCAAAAGACGACATCCTTGAGATCAGTACTCAATATGCGATTGATGATATATTCATTGCATACTCTCCAACATGGCAACAAAAATTACTTGATGAAACACTCATTCAAAAGAAGGATATTAATATCCACATATTACCTTCTTCTTATGACATAATTCTAGCTTCCAGTACTTTGTATAATCTAGGGGAATTCGGGATATTACGAATTACTGAAACTAAAAACAAGATTTCAGACACAGTCAAACGTTTTTTCGATATCACTATCGCGTTATTATCAATTATTTTACTATCGCCAGTTATTATTGCCATTGCATTCATCATCAAAGTGACATCCCGTGGCCCAATACTATTCACACAAGTTAGAGTAGGAAAACACAATAACTGTTTCACTCTTCTGAAGTTCCGTACAATGCATGTAGATGCAGAAAATAATACTGGCCCTGTATTGTCATCAGGAAAAGCGGATGCTCGCCTAACATTGGTTGGTCGCTGGTTACGATTGGTACGATTAGATGAGATTCCACAATTGATCAATGTATTACGTGGTGAAATGAGCATTGTCGGACCACGTCCAGAGCGACCTTTCTTTGTTGACAAATTTGTTGCCCACACGCCAACATATAATTACCGTCATCAGGTGAGACCAGGTATTACGGGACTTGCGCAAGTCTATGGAAATTACCACACCGATGCACGCGAAAAACTTAGGTTTGATCTATTTTATATAACTCATAGATCACTAATTCTCGACATCACAATTATTTTAAAAACCCTTCAGTATATGATTTTCAAACCTAATGGGTGCTAA
- a CDS encoding transposase family protein, with product MSGLTYTKACATSGRLLALTGLEPSEFRTLLPYFQSALEAHLENVTVEGKQREGKSFSVYKNALLPTTEDKLLFVLTFVKQNLIQEVMGALFDMSQPKVNDWLQLLVVVLREALRQSGDAPSRTVQELKASVEAENSPLFVWTLRNVPSPDQPTSSVNAIFTVEKRSATPSKMRS from the coding sequence ATGTCGGGATTAACTTATACCAAAGCATGCGCCACCTCGGGAAGACTATTGGCCCTCACGGGATTGGAGCCCAGCGAGTTCAGAACTCTACTGCCCTACTTTCAGAGTGCCCTAGAAGCGCACCTAGAGAACGTCACCGTCGAGGGCAAACAAAGAGAGGGAAAGAGCTTTTCCGTCTACAAAAATGCTCTCCTGCCTACCACGGAGGATAAGTTGCTCTTCGTTCTGACCTTCGTCAAACAGAACCTCATTCAGGAGGTCATGGGAGCACTTTTCGATATGTCGCAGCCTAAAGTCAACGACTGGCTACAGCTCCTTGTAGTGGTCCTCAGAGAAGCACTTCGCCAAAGTGGCGATGCTCCCAGCAGAACCGTACAGGAGCTCAAAGCAAGCGTGGAAGCAGAAAACAGCCCCCTTTTTGTCTGGACGTTACGGAACGTCCCGTCCCCCGACCAACCGACCAGCAGCGTCAACGCGATCTTTACAGTGGAAAAAAGAAGCGCCACACCCTCAAAAATGCGATCCTAA
- a CDS encoding HARBI1 family protein has translation MDVTERPVPRPTDQQRQRDLYSGKKKRHTLKNAILIDEDCRIVHLSETVKGTMADKKIAESVGYELPADSAVLQDLGFQGFEVADVETLMPHKKPRGRELTPFEKAVNRIISRSRVYVEHAISSIKRCRAVRDSLRLIRAEMSDMVMEIACGLHNLRLRLYPWQKVPMPGEPW, from the coding sequence CTGGACGTTACGGAACGTCCCGTCCCCCGACCAACCGACCAGCAGCGTCAACGCGATCTTTACAGTGGAAAAAAGAAGCGCCACACCCTCAAAAATGCGATCCTAATAGATGAGGACTGCCGAATTGTGCATCTGAGTGAGACGGTCAAAGGCACGATGGCTGACAAAAAGATCGCTGAGTCGGTGGGCTATGAGTTGCCTGCCGATAGTGCCGTTCTACAGGATCTTGGTTTTCAAGGATTTGAAGTTGCTGATGTGGAAACCCTGATGCCCCACAAGAAACCTCGTGGGCGTGAACTGACTCCATTTGAGAAAGCTGTCAATCGTATCATCAGTCGCTCTCGTGTCTACGTGGAACACGCCATCTCTAGTATCAAGCGGTGTCGAGCCGTTCGTGACTCTCTACGCCTGATTCGTGCCGAGATGTCGGACATGGTAATGGAGATTGCTTGTGGTTTGCATAACCTGCGTTTGCGGCTTTACCCCTGGCAAAAAGTCCCTATGCCGGGAGAGCCTTGGTGA
- a CDS encoding GumC family protein: MDIWRAVAILNRRKWLILFSVVITTALTFGATRLVGSKWEATVKLLAPQTASRANGTEQGHDGYDVNPTNSKAITSMYNSILLSREVVEPAFKKIQENLPTGGELPKQVEFVVVGPRLFEIQVTTNQAEKAELLANALAESFVEYNHVLNTKDTYSVVKILQEQLRKADAELAKARTKYSNYSQEHKVIGTSDDETRSARTQIDTYRAEINGVQQELAVCQTRLSNNQRRLAEIESLLRSPRPAVTGANSKAISAEIDRITGTLASLQARYGAEYPEVKRSLITRDDLIKRLKTAQDLERTILTYDEKVSQQADIQKNNKDTQARILELQARQETLSKAITNEESRAMESKNLSDPVNSLANEVNSKSESRAAILARLNAALMAHDVAQRENPLVILERVNSLNPPVNISSGRTFKLIGLSAICALLGSCALIIALDSVDKRIKSVSEAERSYPVRILATIPQPEGTMSYADLARIAELKPRALATEAYRFLGLHMLNDVTPNMRSIMVISAKAEQGSTTTITNLAITLAQAGKKVVLVDANTRTAELHQVFKTPNDFGFTDLLMNPTISSFEKALMQTTVENLQIITSGTSPENPWETYRSSNLRMVSKQLRDIADYVLDVILIHQGSPGIGTFCQG; this comes from the coding sequence ATGGATATTTGGAGAGCGGTGGCGATTCTCAACCGGCGTAAGTGGTTGATCTTATTTAGCGTGGTGATTACAACCGCTCTGACCTTCGGTGCGACACGTCTTGTGGGATCGAAGTGGGAAGCAACGGTAAAATTGCTAGCTCCTCAAACTGCCTCGCGGGCAAATGGTACAGAGCAGGGACATGATGGTTATGATGTCAATCCTACCAACAGCAAAGCAATCACCTCCATGTACAACTCAATCCTCCTGAGTAGGGAGGTAGTTGAGCCCGCTTTTAAGAAGATTCAGGAGAACCTCCCAACGGGAGGAGAGCTCCCTAAACAGGTTGAGTTTGTCGTGGTAGGACCGCGCCTTTTCGAAATTCAGGTTACGACCAATCAAGCTGAAAAAGCAGAGCTACTTGCCAATGCCCTTGCTGAAAGCTTTGTAGAATATAACCACGTATTAAATACCAAAGATACATATAGCGTTGTCAAAATACTTCAAGAGCAACTCAGAAAAGCGGATGCTGAGCTTGCAAAGGCGCGTACAAAGTACAGCAATTACTCACAAGAACATAAAGTCATAGGGACATCTGATGACGAAACACGAAGTGCCCGTACCCAGATCGATACTTACCGGGCTGAGATTAATGGAGTCCAGCAAGAGCTAGCAGTCTGTCAAACGCGTTTGAGCAATAATCAGCGCCGTCTAGCTGAGATTGAGTCATTGTTGCGATCGCCTAGACCTGCGGTTACGGGAGCAAATTCAAAGGCGATCTCAGCAGAGATCGACCGTATCACAGGCACTTTAGCCTCCCTACAAGCACGATATGGTGCAGAATACCCCGAAGTCAAGCGGTCTCTCATCACCAGAGATGATCTTATTAAGCGTTTAAAGACAGCACAAGACTTAGAGCGCACAATTCTTACTTACGATGAAAAAGTATCTCAGCAAGCAGATATTCAAAAAAATAATAAAGATACACAAGCACGAATTTTAGAGTTACAAGCACGGCAAGAAACGCTTTCAAAAGCAATTACGAACGAAGAGAGTCGTGCAATGGAATCAAAAAACCTGAGCGACCCTGTAAATTCTCTAGCGAATGAAGTCAATTCGAAATCGGAGTCAAGGGCTGCGATATTAGCCCGTTTAAATGCAGCATTAATGGCCCACGACGTTGCCCAACGAGAAAATCCACTCGTCATTTTAGAGCGTGTCAACAGTCTTAATCCTCCAGTCAATATCAGTTCAGGCCGTACATTTAAACTGATTGGCCTGTCCGCAATATGTGCATTACTTGGTAGTTGTGCCCTAATTATCGCCTTGGATAGTGTCGACAAACGAATTAAAAGTGTTTCAGAAGCAGAACGTTCCTATCCTGTTCGCATACTTGCAACTATTCCTCAACCCGAGGGCACAATGTCCTACGCAGATTTAGCAAGAATCGCGGAATTAAAGCCACGAGCATTAGCAACAGAAGCATATCGTTTTTTAGGATTACATATGTTAAATGATGTGACTCCTAATATGCGATCTATCATGGTGATTTCAGCAAAGGCAGAACAAGGCAGTACAACAACTATTACAAACCTTGCTATCACTCTTGCTCAAGCGGGTAAAAAAGTAGTATTAGTCGATGCAAACACAAGAACTGCAGAGTTACATCAAGTTTTCAAGACACCAAATGACTTTGGATTCACCGATTTATTAATGAATCCGACAATTAGTTCGTTTGAAAAAGCGTTAATGCAGACAACCGTTGAAAATCTCCAGATCATCACAAGTGGAACGTCACCCGAAAACCCCTGGGAAACATACCGATCATCGAATTTGCGGATGGTATCGAAACAGCTAAGAGATATTGCTGATTATGTATTAGACGTTATCCTGATTCACCAAGGCTCTCCCGGCATAGGGACTTTTTGCCAGGGGTAA
- a CDS encoding asparaginase, producing MTLPRIVVIGMGGTIGMVRGGDGALRPAASVGELLDQVPAAARYAELTLVPLASLDSTNLAPSHWTALIDVVAQVQERCDGVLVLHGTDTMAYTATALSLALPRGGHLPIVFTGSQLPLKSDHTDAARNLIGALLTLRLAIRRQIAEVMIVFGDRVLRGNRAIKTSEIHFPAFDSPAFPLLGEVTAAGIRLTGLHTERTLTAPFVPDTRFDGAILTVDMTPGLPPEVLRAVLHSRHCHGIILRSLGTGNVPNVGPLSLVPVIQEATDAGIPVLVTTKFVGGSTRMGLYEPGRDALDAGALPTGDLTDVAAQVKLMAALGRGIDARDFLLTDIAGELTVTEDMEDESHDVL from the coding sequence ATGACCCTCCCTCGTATTGTGGTGATTGGCATGGGGGGCACGATCGGCATGGTGCGTGGGGGCGATGGGGCGCTTCGTCCCGCCGCATCGGTGGGGGAGCTACTGGACCAGGTGCCCGCCGCTGCACGCTACGCCGAGCTCACGCTCGTACCGCTGGCATCGCTGGACAGCACCAATCTCGCGCCAAGCCACTGGACCGCGCTGATCGACGTCGTGGCCCAAGTCCAAGAACGATGCGATGGTGTCCTCGTTCTGCACGGCACCGATACCATGGCCTACACTGCCACAGCGCTCTCGCTTGCCCTGCCGCGTGGTGGGCACCTACCCATTGTCTTCACGGGCTCGCAGCTCCCCCTGAAAAGTGACCACACGGATGCGGCTCGCAATCTCATTGGTGCTTTGCTCACCCTACGGCTTGCGATTCGTCGCCAGATCGCTGAGGTTATGATTGTCTTTGGGGATCGTGTTCTGCGTGGCAATCGTGCCATCAAGACCAGCGAGATTCACTTTCCCGCCTTCGACTCACCCGCGTTTCCTCTTTTGGGAGAGGTAACGGCAGCGGGGATTCGGCTCACGGGGCTCCACACCGAGCGTACCCTAACTGCGCCTTTTGTCCCAGACACGCGCTTCGACGGGGCGATCTTAACCGTGGACATGACCCCAGGACTGCCGCCCGAGGTGCTGCGTGCGGTGCTCCACTCAAGGCACTGTCATGGCATTATTCTTCGCTCTCTGGGGACGGGGAATGTTCCCAATGTGGGGCCGCTCTCACTGGTTCCCGTGATCCAAGAAGCAACGGACGCCGGCATACCGGTGCTGGTGACGACCAAGTTTGTGGGGGGCTCCACCCGTATGGGCCTCTACGAGCCGGGGCGGGATGCGCTCGATGCGGGGGCGCTTCCCACGGGAGACCTGACTGATGTTGCGGCTCAGGTCAAGCTCATGGCCGCACTGGGGCGTGGGATCGACGCGCGTGACTTCCTACTCACCGATATCGCCGGTGAGCTCACGGTTACGGAGGACATGGAAGATGAGTCCCACGACGTTCTCTGA